A window of Exiguobacterium sp. FSL W8-0210 contains these coding sequences:
- the rocF gene encoding arginase, translating to MNIAYISVPYRYGQGKPGTEHGPAAVEKAGLLATLEARGQEAVRYGEAAVLSEDAAREEDPKLKRLEGVVHTTNDLHLIVHDALSEQRFPLLVGGDHSMAIGTIAGLRQTVPRLGVIWFDAHGDLNTPETSPSGNIHGMPLAVALGEGHQRLTEVGGTDIKLQPEHLVFIGLRDVDPGEQELIDRLGIRVYDMEAIRTRGMDAIMEEAIAYLKETTDAFYLSFDMDGLDPSLVVGTGTRVADGIFLDDAKTVLKHCATAEDFIAAEFVEVNPLLEEGNGTAELANELIGDLLLAMETHRLVK from the coding sequence ATGAACATCGCGTATATCAGCGTACCGTACCGTTATGGACAAGGAAAGCCAGGCACTGAACACGGACCTGCTGCTGTCGAAAAAGCGGGTCTACTCGCGACACTCGAAGCACGGGGACAAGAAGCAGTACGCTACGGGGAAGCGGCTGTTTTATCCGAGGATGCGGCCCGAGAAGAAGATCCGAAGCTGAAACGTCTTGAAGGCGTCGTCCATACGACGAATGACTTGCATCTAATTGTACATGATGCGTTATCGGAGCAACGTTTTCCGTTATTAGTCGGTGGTGATCACAGCATGGCGATCGGAACGATTGCAGGGTTACGTCAGACTGTACCACGTCTTGGAGTCATCTGGTTCGATGCACACGGTGATTTGAATACACCGGAAACATCACCGTCTGGTAACATCCACGGTATGCCGCTCGCTGTAGCCCTTGGGGAAGGACATCAGCGTTTAACCGAAGTCGGAGGAACCGATATCAAGTTGCAACCGGAACATCTCGTCTTCATCGGATTACGTGACGTTGATCCAGGAGAACAAGAGCTGATTGATCGTCTTGGTATTCGTGTCTATGATATGGAAGCAATCCGAACTCGGGGAATGGACGCGATCATGGAAGAAGCGATTGCCTATTTGAAGGAAACGACGGATGCGTTCTATCTTAGCTTTGATATGGATGGTCTCGATCCATCACTCGTCGTCGGTACAGGAACACGTGTCGCTGACGGTATTTTCTTAGACGATGCGAAGACAGTGCTCAAGCATTGCGCAACGGCAGAAGATTTCATTGCAGCTGAATTCGTTGAAGTGAATCCGTTGCTTGAAGAAGGAAACGGAACAGCAGAACTTGCGAATGAACTGATCGGAGATCTACTTTTGGCAATGGAAACACATCGCTTAGTAAAATAA
- the sigW gene encoding RNA polymerase sigma factor SigW yields MEETTLRLIERVKQGDRDAFAALVDLYKEGAFLVAFRVLRDRMEAEDATQEAFIRVFTKIDSYNAQWKFRTWLYRIVTNVSIDRLRKKKPDYSLDAEMSGTEGLTLYSQLESKDTLPEDQVVDNEQRNEVGDAIAALPEKYRVPLVLKYVEDLSLKEISEMIELPVATVKTRIHRGREALKKHFAKR; encoded by the coding sequence GTGGAAGAAACGACACTACGCTTAATTGAGCGAGTGAAGCAGGGAGACCGTGATGCATTCGCGGCACTTGTTGATCTATATAAGGAAGGTGCCTTTCTTGTGGCTTTCCGCGTCTTGCGCGATCGAATGGAAGCGGAGGATGCGACACAGGAAGCCTTCATCCGTGTATTTACGAAGATTGATTCGTATAATGCACAATGGAAGTTCCGGACTTGGTTGTACCGAATCGTCACGAACGTATCGATTGACCGATTACGGAAAAAGAAACCTGACTATTCTCTTGATGCTGAGATGTCAGGTACTGAAGGACTGACATTGTATTCACAACTCGAGAGCAAGGACACCTTGCCGGAGGACCAAGTGGTCGATAACGAGCAACGAAACGAAGTTGGGGACGCGATTGCAGCTTTACCAGAAAAATACCGTGTCCCACTCGTCCTGAAATATGTAGAAGATCTTTCGCTAAAGGAAATCAGTGAAATGATCGAATTACCTGTCGCTACTGTCAAAACTAGAATTCATCGTGGACGAGAAGCGCTGAAGAAGCATTTTGCTAAACGATGA
- a CDS encoding anti-sigma factor, giving the protein MSREHVHERIQDYLDQNQPPEEFERLEAELREVDAMDEFEEYRLLDARLRQLPAPKLSADFTSRVLAQLPEQVETPSAALLHQPQPSRFGGKMKQYPLLAAAAVFLLLSVGSLGGYMAQEEHDLSYTNAPGIVAQNGEVVVPKGVTVDQDLYVEGGNVRIEGKVNGDVMTVDGKAYTASAGSVTGEIKEIDQLFERVWYGIKRLFQ; this is encoded by the coding sequence ATGTCACGAGAGCATGTACATGAACGGATCCAGGATTATTTAGACCAAAACCAACCACCTGAGGAATTCGAGCGATTAGAAGCAGAGTTACGAGAAGTAGACGCGATGGACGAGTTCGAAGAGTATCGGCTCCTTGATGCTCGACTGCGTCAACTTCCAGCGCCTAAATTATCGGCAGATTTTACATCCCGCGTGCTGGCACAATTGCCTGAACAGGTGGAGACGCCAAGCGCTGCTTTGCTACACCAACCGCAACCGTCTCGTTTTGGAGGTAAGATGAAGCAGTACCCATTGCTCGCGGCAGCGGCTGTTTTCTTACTCTTGTCGGTCGGTAGCCTAGGTGGTTATATGGCACAAGAAGAACATGACTTATCCTATACGAATGCACCAGGTATCGTCGCTCAAAATGGCGAGGTCGTCGTCCCGAAAGGCGTCACGGTCGATCAAGATCTATATGTCGAAGGTGGGAACGTCCGAATCGAAGGGAAAGTCAATGGCGATGTCATGACCGTTGACGGGAAAGCTTACACGGCGAGTGCTGGTAGCGTGACCGGAGAAATCAAGGAAATTGATCAATTATTCGAACGCGTTTGGTACGGAATCAAGCGTCTATTTCAATAA
- the cdaA gene encoding diadenylate cyclase CdaA: MNYFSWQPLQFQLLKLGENVHWYDYINDVIDIAVVTFVIYRLMIIVKGTKAVQLIKGISVILISWFLSGFFGLKTLQFLLNQIITYGLLGIIIIFQPELRRGLEHLGRTSKFFSRSAISDEDEQVRIVDALVSSAQYMSKRRIGALVTIERETGLSEYVETGIPLGSQITSQLLINLFIPNTPLHDGAVIVQQGKLAAAACYLPLSESAHISKELGTRHRAAIGVSEVTDSVTLVVSEETGGVSLAINGRLYRELDEESLRTKLLESIVKAEPTNTSFLNWMGAKK, encoded by the coding sequence GTGAATTACTTCAGCTGGCAACCACTTCAATTTCAATTGTTGAAACTGGGAGAAAACGTACATTGGTACGATTATATTAATGACGTGATTGATATTGCGGTCGTGACTTTCGTCATTTACCGTCTCATGATCATTGTCAAAGGAACAAAAGCAGTCCAGCTCATTAAAGGGATCTCGGTCATTTTGATCAGTTGGTTCTTGAGTGGCTTTTTTGGACTCAAAACATTGCAATTCTTATTGAATCAAATCATCACCTACGGGTTACTGGGGATTATCATCATCTTCCAACCCGAACTAAGGCGTGGACTGGAACACTTAGGACGAACGAGTAAATTCTTCTCACGTAGTGCCATCAGTGATGAAGATGAACAAGTTCGAATCGTCGATGCACTCGTATCGTCTGCCCAGTACATGTCAAAACGTCGTATCGGAGCACTCGTGACGATTGAACGCGAGACAGGACTAAGTGAATACGTGGAGACGGGCATTCCGCTCGGTTCACAAATCACGAGTCAGTTGCTGATCAACTTGTTCATTCCGAATACACCCTTACATGATGGTGCCGTCATCGTCCAGCAAGGCAAGTTAGCAGCAGCCGCTTGTTACTTACCGCTGTCTGAGAGTGCACATATCTCAAAAGAGCTTGGAACACGTCACCGTGCTGCCATCGGTGTCAGTGAGGTGACGGATAGCGTCACGCTCGTCGTCTCGGAAGAAACGGGTGGTGTCTCACTCGCTATCAATGGACGTCTGTACCGGGAACTCGACGAAGAATCATTACGGACAAAGTTACTTGAGTCGATCGTCAAGGCCGAACCGACGAATACTTCCTTCTTGAACTGGATGGGGGCGAAAAAATAA